The Fortiea contorta PCC 7126 genome has a segment encoding these proteins:
- a CDS encoding YdcF family protein, with amino-acid sequence MFLYLSKLLPLFFYPLGLACISLVVALVMLWKRPHIAAGAIALALVLLLCCSNAWISQSLVRSLEWQNIPPNPIPNADAIVVLGGATKSASPPRPGVDLSEQGDRIIYAAQLYRQQKAPIIILSGGRIDWRGGGASESADMADILTSIGIPADVIIQEPDSLNTYENAVNVRKILQSRNISRVLLVTSAMHMPRSLKIFQRQDIEAIATPTDFLISENEVQELGSSPKAAILNLLPDTNNLHQFTNALKEYIGLFVYSLRGWL; translated from the coding sequence ATGTTCTTATATCTTTCTAAGTTATTGCCTCTATTTTTTTATCCTTTGGGATTAGCCTGTATCAGTCTGGTGGTAGCATTGGTGATGTTGTGGAAACGACCACACATAGCTGCAGGGGCGATCGCTCTGGCATTAGTTTTGTTGCTCTGCTGTAGTAATGCTTGGATTTCTCAGTCTCTGGTGCGATCGCTAGAATGGCAAAATATCCCACCTAATCCTATACCGAATGCAGACGCGATCGTGGTTTTGGGCGGAGCCACTAAATCGGCTTCCCCACCACGTCCCGGTGTTGATTTAAGTGAACAAGGCGATCGCATTATCTATGCAGCACAACTCTATCGCCAACAAAAAGCGCCAATCATCATTCTTAGCGGTGGTAGAATTGATTGGAGGGGTGGCGGTGCATCAGAATCAGCAGATATGGCAGATATTCTCACGTCTATTGGTATACCCGCAGATGTGATCATCCAAGAGCCGGATTCCCTCAACACCTACGAAAATGCTGTGAATGTCCGCAAAATTCTCCAGTCTCGCAACATTAGCCGGGTATTGTTAGTCACTTCGGCAATGCATATGCCGCGATCGCTGAAAATTTTCCAGCGTCAAGATATTGAAGCGATCGCTACACCAACCGATTTTCTCATTAGTGAAAATGAAGTGCAAGAACTCGGTAGCTCCCCCAAAGCCGCAATCCTCAATTTATTACCAGATACTAACAACCTACACCAATTCACCAACGCTTTAAAAGAGTATATCGGTCTTTTTGTATATAGTTTACGCGGTTGGCTTTAA
- a CDS encoding gamma-glutamylcyclotransferase family protein, giving the protein MVESNINFSGLVRVFVYGTLKPGEINYQKYCADKVVRAERATTRGQLFALPLGYPAMTPGESLVQGYLLSFANSSILLELDELEDYQPQRQVSQNLYTRQEVEVFNLLGITLAWAWVYLMTPDRVSRIGGIRQSDGWWSSCGLSINQL; this is encoded by the coding sequence ATGGTTGAGTCAAATATAAATTTTTCAGGCTTGGTGCGTGTTTTTGTATATGGCACGCTCAAACCGGGTGAAATTAACTATCAAAAATATTGTGCTGACAAGGTGGTGCGTGCCGAAAGAGCCACTACACGGGGTCAACTGTTTGCTTTACCGCTGGGCTACCCAGCGATGACGCCAGGAGAAAGTTTAGTGCAAGGATATTTACTCTCTTTTGCTAACTCAAGCATTTTACTTGAGCTAGACGAGTTGGAGGACTATCAACCTCAAAGACAAGTGTCACAAAACCTCTATACTCGACAGGAGGTTGAGGTGTTCAACCTCCTGGGAATAACTTTAGCTTGGGCTTGGGTTTACTTGATGACACCAGATAGAGTTAGTCGCATAGGAGGTATCCGCCAATCTGATGGTTGGTGGAGTAGTTGCGGTTTAAGTATCAACCAACTCTAG
- a CDS encoding ferredoxin-thioredoxin reductase variable chain, which produces MKVGDRVRIKESVIVYHHPEHRGQPFDLKGADGELEAIVTQWQGRPVSANLPLLVKFSKKFKAHLRENELELI; this is translated from the coding sequence ATGAAAGTTGGCGATCGCGTCCGCATAAAAGAGTCGGTAATAGTGTATCATCACCCAGAGCATCGCGGTCAGCCTTTTGACCTCAAAGGTGCTGATGGAGAATTAGAGGCGATTGTTACTCAATGGCAAGGTAGACCAGTTAGCGCTAATTTGCCACTTTTAGTTAAGTTTAGTAAAAAATTCAAAGCACATTTACGAGAAAATGAATTAGAACTGATTTAA
- the leuS gene encoding leucine--tRNA ligase codes for MDFRYNPTEIEEKWQKTWAELGLDQTPTDKDKPKFYALSMFPYPSGSLHMGHVRNYTITDVIARLKRMQGYRVLHPMGWDAFGLPAENAAIDRGVPPAKWTYQNIAQMRQQLQRLGLSLDWDAEVATCSPEYYKWTQWIFLQFLQAGLAYQKEAAVNWDPIDQTVLANEQVDNEGRSWRSGAIVERKLLRQWFFKITDYAEELLNDLDKLTGWPERVKLMQANWIGKSTGAYLEFPIIGLDEKVSVYTTRPDTVYGVSYLVLAPEHPLTKRVTTKEQQGIVDAFIKEVANQTELERTADDKPKRGVPTGGKAINPFNGEEVPIWIADYVLYEYGTGAVMGVPAHDVRDFKFANKYNLPIEFVIVPPEAVADEDFRQEDPPLIMISYDSAYTEPGILINSGPFSGVASGEAKQTIVAYAEQQGFGKARVQYRLRDWLISRQRYWGAPIPVIHCPNCGIVPVPEADLPVQLPEEVEFTGRGGSPLTQLESWVNVPCPSCGTPAKRETDTMDTFIDSSWYFLRFPDAKNEGQIFDPTKTNDWMAVDQYVGGIEHAILHLLYSRFVTKVLRDRGLLNFDEPFERLLTQGMVQGLTYLNPNKGGKDKWIPSHLVNATDPRDPQTGEPLQRLYATMSKSKGNGVAPEDVIAKYGVDTARMFILFKAPPEKDLEWDEADVEGQFRFLNRVWRLVTDYVAAGVAKKPAQLSDLTKPEKELRRAIHIAIQAVTEDVEDEYQFNTAISELMKLSNALADSSSKNSPIYAEGIRTLVVLLAPFAPHIGDELWHLLGNNNSVHTQTWPAFDHTALVADEITLVIQIMGKTRGSIQVPSQADKAELEKYARESEVAQRYIEGKEIKKVIVVPGKLVNFVIS; via the coding sequence GTGGATTTCCGATACAACCCGACAGAGATTGAGGAAAAATGGCAAAAGACATGGGCAGAACTTGGCTTAGATCAAACACCCACGGATAAAGACAAGCCAAAATTTTATGCGCTGTCCATGTTCCCCTATCCATCGGGCAGCTTGCACATGGGTCACGTCCGTAATTATACGATTACTGATGTAATTGCTCGCCTCAAGCGGATGCAAGGTTATCGGGTATTGCACCCTATGGGCTGGGATGCTTTTGGTTTACCTGCAGAAAACGCCGCTATTGACCGTGGTGTACCACCAGCTAAGTGGACTTATCAAAATATTGCCCAAATGCGACAGCAATTGCAGCGTCTGGGTTTATCCCTCGATTGGGACGCTGAAGTTGCTACTTGTTCCCCAGAATATTACAAGTGGACACAATGGATTTTCTTGCAATTTTTGCAAGCTGGGTTGGCTTATCAAAAAGAAGCAGCAGTTAACTGGGATCCCATTGACCAAACTGTATTAGCTAACGAGCAAGTTGATAACGAGGGGCGTTCTTGGCGCAGTGGTGCCATTGTGGAACGTAAATTATTACGGCAATGGTTTTTCAAAATTACCGACTACGCCGAAGAATTACTGAACGACTTGGATAAGTTGACTGGCTGGCCGGAACGTGTGAAGTTGATGCAGGCTAACTGGATCGGGAAATCCACGGGTGCTTATTTGGAATTCCCCATCATTGGGTTGGATGAAAAAGTCAGCGTTTATACTACACGTCCAGATACAGTATACGGTGTCAGCTATTTGGTGTTAGCACCAGAACATCCTTTAACAAAGCGCGTCACCACCAAGGAACAGCAAGGAATAGTAGACGCTTTTATTAAAGAAGTTGCTAACCAAACCGAGTTAGAACGGACTGCAGACGACAAACCCAAGCGTGGCGTCCCTACAGGCGGTAAAGCAATCAACCCTTTTAATGGGGAAGAAGTGCCCATCTGGATTGCTGACTATGTGTTGTATGAGTATGGTACCGGGGCGGTGATGGGTGTACCGGCTCATGACGTGCGAGATTTCAAATTTGCCAATAAATATAATTTGCCTATTGAGTTTGTGATTGTGCCTCCAGAGGCGGTAGCAGATGAAGATTTTCGCCAAGAAGACCCGCCCTTAATTATGATTTCTTATGACAGTGCTTACACTGAACCAGGAATTTTAATTAATTCTGGCCCTTTCAGTGGGGTGGCGTCTGGAGAAGCCAAGCAAACAATAGTGGCATACGCCGAGCAACAAGGTTTTGGGAAAGCGCGGGTACAATATCGGTTGCGGGATTGGTTAATTTCTCGACAACGATACTGGGGCGCGCCTATTCCCGTGATTCACTGTCCCAACTGTGGGATAGTACCAGTCCCAGAAGCGGATTTACCTGTGCAGTTACCGGAAGAGGTAGAGTTTACCGGGCGCGGTGGTTCACCTTTGACGCAGTTAGAAAGCTGGGTGAATGTTCCTTGTCCGAGTTGTGGTACTCCTGCCAAGCGAGAGACTGACACGATGGATACTTTTATTGATTCGTCGTGGTATTTCTTGCGGTTCCCCGACGCTAAAAATGAAGGACAGATTTTTGACCCCACAAAAACTAACGACTGGATGGCGGTTGACCAGTATGTGGGTGGGATTGAACACGCGATTTTGCATTTGTTATATTCGCGGTTCGTTACTAAGGTACTACGCGATCGCGGTTTATTAAACTTTGACGAACCTTTCGAGCGCCTGTTGACTCAAGGTATGGTGCAGGGTTTAACTTATTTGAACCCGAACAAAGGCGGTAAAGATAAGTGGATTCCTTCTCATTTGGTCAATGCAACCGACCCCCGCGACCCCCAAACAGGCGAACCACTGCAGCGTCTTTACGCCACTATGTCTAAGTCTAAGGGCAATGGTGTTGCCCCAGAAGATGTGATCGCTAAATACGGTGTAGATACAGCGCGGATGTTTATCTTGTTCAAAGCGCCGCCAGAAAAAGATTTGGAATGGGATGAAGCGGATGTGGAAGGACAATTCCGCTTTTTGAATCGGGTGTGGCGTTTGGTAACAGATTATGTCGCCGCTGGGGTAGCCAAGAAGCCAGCGCAGTTATCAGATTTAACTAAACCAGAAAAAGAGTTACGACGGGCGATTCACATCGCCATTCAAGCTGTTACCGAAGATGTGGAAGACGAATATCAATTTAATACCGCAATTTCAGAATTGATGAAGTTAAGTAACGCCTTGGCTGATAGCAGCAGCAAAAATTCACCAATTTATGCTGAAGGAATTCGGACGTTAGTTGTATTGTTAGCCCCCTTTGCGCCCCACATCGGTGACGAATTGTGGCACTTATTGGGTAACAATAATTCCGTGCATACGCAAACTTGGCCGGCTTTTGACCATACAGCCTTAGTAGCCGATGAAATTACTTTGGTGATTCAAATTATGGGCAAAACTCGTGGCTCAATTCAAGTGCCATCACAAGCTGATAAAGCTGAGTTGGAGAAATACGCCCGTGAATCAGAAGTCGCCCAGCGTTACATCGAAGGTAAAGAGATTAAAAAGGTGATTGTGGTGCCTGGAAAGTTGGTCAATTTTGTGATCAGTTGA
- a CDS encoding L,D-transpeptidase, whose translation MAMVRNESVARIIMWLCFGTAILSLAVHWRMVTAGKQFEQAAAHRSSQPSQGSLGAALGVSLPPSPQPARAKKSKSSNKKLQNIQPRIVTNKTTKTRLIVPEKKQTIVASNLPQALFPKALAQEQSSNTNKVEPGQQQVVVDLSDRRAYVYRSEVVIASYPIAVGKKGWETPTGNFRVMYMQHDPIWRHPITDQIFAAGPDSPLGERWIGFWSDGHNEIGFHGTPDTEAMGTAISHGCLRMRNPDVRLLYEQVGVGTPVVVRD comes from the coding sequence ATGGCAATGGTAAGAAATGAATCTGTAGCGCGAATAATAATGTGGCTTTGTTTTGGCACAGCAATCTTATCTTTAGCTGTCCATTGGCGTATGGTTACGGCTGGAAAGCAGTTTGAGCAAGCTGCGGCCCATAGGAGTAGTCAGCCTTCCCAAGGAAGTTTGGGGGCGGCGCTGGGAGTATCTCTACCCCCATCTCCACAACCTGCGAGGGCAAAAAAATCAAAATCCTCTAACAAAAAGTTGCAAAATATTCAACCGAGAATAGTCACTAACAAAACTACGAAAACGCGATTAATAGTGCCGGAAAAAAAACAGACTATAGTGGCGTCTAATTTGCCACAAGCACTATTTCCCAAGGCTTTAGCACAAGAACAATCATCTAATACTAATAAAGTAGAACCAGGTCAACAACAAGTAGTAGTTGATTTAAGCGATCGCCGCGCTTATGTTTACCGTTCAGAGGTGGTGATAGCTAGTTACCCAATTGCTGTGGGTAAAAAGGGTTGGGAGACGCCCACTGGTAATTTCCGTGTTATGTACATGCAACACGATCCAATCTGGCGCCACCCGATTACTGATCAAATATTTGCGGCTGGCCCTGATAGTCCTTTAGGAGAAAGATGGATTGGTTTTTGGTCAGATGGGCACAATGAAATTGGTTTTCATGGTACGCCAGATACAGAAGCAATGGGGACAGCTATTTCTCATGGTTGTTTGCGGATGCGTAACCCTGATGTTCGATTGCTTTATGAGCAGGTAGGAGTCGGGACACCTGTAGTGGTGCGTGATTGA
- a CDS encoding anti-sigma factor family protein: protein MTTDSQFDDRFPSQRHQDLLDEMDKNTNESTGAMDMVKRDRFELLSAYLDGEVTAAERKQVEAWLAHDPLVQCLYARLLKLRQGLQTLPVPTQQPVETTVQQVMVRINRRSRLAWVLGGAAVAACVIGSVTGIIPSGDSKTLQLAQQRLEPKQTTPVVPAIQVSPLMVALNNPVIEIPKAAVASPEKPVEEGQRKQGEIPQDIN from the coding sequence ATGACTACTGATTCTCAGTTTGACGACCGTTTCCCCTCGCAACGTCATCAAGATTTGCTAGATGAAATGGATAAGAATACCAATGAATCGACGGGTGCTATGGATATGGTGAAGCGCGATCGCTTCGAGTTATTGAGTGCTTACCTCGACGGTGAGGTGACGGCTGCAGAACGCAAGCAAGTAGAAGCATGGCTAGCACATGATCCGCTGGTACAGTGCTTATATGCTCGACTGTTGAAACTACGGCAAGGTTTACAAACTTTGCCAGTGCCGACACAGCAGCCTGTAGAAACAACAGTCCAACAGGTAATGGTACGCATCAACCGCCGTTCCCGCCTAGCTTGGGTGTTGGGAGGTGCAGCAGTTGCGGCTTGCGTCATCGGTTCAGTAACAGGCATTATACCAAGTGGCGATTCTAAAACGCTACAGCTGGCGCAACAACGATTAGAACCAAAACAAACGACACCGGTAGTACCAGCCATCCAGGTTTCACCCCTGATGGTGGCCTTAAATAACCCAGTGATCGAAATTCCTAAAGCAGCGGTAGCTTCTCCGGAAAAACCAGTAGAGGAAGGACAGCGCAAGCAGGGCGAAATTCCGCAGGATATCAACTAA
- the devC gene encoding ABC transporter permease DevC has product MIGLIQQLQRRTPLGWLQLNREKNRLLVALSGIAFADVLMFMQFGFQSALYDSNTRLHRSLLADIVLIGAQTRNLQRISTFSRRRLYQAMDVPGVKSAEAMYVSNMIWKNPQTRRETEILVIGVNPDKPTFDIPEVNQQLSAIKLPYTVLFDRGARGEYQQTITKIAQGQTVTTEIEKQTITIQGLFKIGASFGADGTLITSDENFLRLFNRQQAYNVSLGLIQLQPNIDQQQAIATLKAHLSDDVKVLTRQEFIEFENDFWRRNSPIGFIFNLGVSMGFSVGVILVYQVLSTDVNTHAKEYATFKAMGYGNFYLLGVVFEQAVILAMLGFIPGMTVSLGLYYLTCNATNLPMYMTAVRAFQVLILTIIMCGISGAIATRKLQSADPADMF; this is encoded by the coding sequence GTGATTGGACTCATCCAACAACTGCAGCGCCGCACACCTCTGGGATGGTTACAACTCAATCGTGAAAAAAACCGTCTATTAGTAGCATTGTCAGGTATAGCTTTTGCTGATGTTCTCATGTTCATGCAATTTGGCTTTCAAAGCGCCTTGTATGACAGCAACACCAGACTACATCGCAGTTTACTTGCAGACATAGTTTTAATCGGCGCTCAAACCCGTAACCTACAAAGAATATCAACATTTTCCCGGCGACGACTTTACCAAGCAATGGATGTCCCCGGCGTCAAGTCCGCAGAAGCGATGTATGTCAGCAACATGATCTGGAAAAATCCCCAAACACGCCGCGAAACAGAAATTCTCGTGATTGGCGTCAATCCAGACAAACCTACCTTTGACATTCCCGAAGTTAACCAACAATTATCAGCAATAAAGCTACCATACACCGTACTCTTTGATCGCGGCGCTAGAGGCGAATATCAACAAACCATCACCAAAATTGCTCAAGGTCAAACCGTCACCACCGAAATCGAAAAGCAAACAATTACTATTCAAGGTTTATTCAAAATCGGCGCATCCTTTGGCGCTGACGGTACCCTCATCACCAGCGATGAAAACTTTCTGCGGCTATTTAATCGACAACAAGCTTATAATGTCAGCCTTGGTTTAATTCAGTTACAACCAAATATAGATCAACAGCAAGCGATCGCCACATTAAAAGCCCATCTTAGCGACGATGTGAAAGTCCTCACCCGTCAAGAATTTATTGAATTTGAGAACGACTTTTGGCGAAGAAATTCTCCCATCGGCTTTATTTTTAACCTAGGCGTATCCATGGGATTCTCCGTAGGAGTAATTCTGGTGTATCAAGTCCTCTCCACAGACGTGAATACCCACGCCAAAGAATACGCCACATTTAAAGCCATGGGTTATGGCAATTTCTACCTGTTAGGCGTGGTATTTGAACAAGCAGTAATTTTAGCCATGCTAGGCTTCATCCCTGGGATGACAGTATCCCTAGGGTTATACTACCTGACCTGCAATGCGACAAATTTACCAATGTACATGACCGCCGTTCGCGCATTCCAAGTGCTGATTTTAACCATAATTATGTGTGGAATTTCCGGAGCGATCGCCACCCGCAAACTTCAATCCGCCGACCCCGCCGACATGTTTTAA
- a CDS encoding sigma-70 family RNA polymerase sigma factor, which translates to MSQSITVSWSTVDARCPEASVQVDKLSNHDLILRCQAGLRPDRAAFAELLRRYQTQVDRVLYHLAPDWADRADLAQEVWIRVYRNINRLQEPSKFRGWLSRIATNLFYDELRKRKRVVSPLSLDAPRSVDDGEMDWEIAGDTPGPEEELTTREFYEQLREAIADLPEVFRTTIVLREIEGMAYEEIAEITGVSLGTVKSRIARARSRLQAQLQNYLDT; encoded by the coding sequence ATGAGTCAGTCGATTACTGTATCCTGGTCAACGGTTGATGCGAGGTGTCCGGAAGCATCGGTGCAAGTTGACAAACTCTCAAACCACGATCTAATTTTGCGCTGTCAAGCAGGACTGCGCCCGGATCGAGCTGCGTTTGCAGAACTACTGCGCCGCTATCAAACACAAGTTGATAGGGTTTTATACCACCTAGCACCAGATTGGGCTGACAGAGCTGATTTGGCTCAAGAAGTGTGGATTCGAGTGTATCGAAACATTAACCGATTACAAGAGCCGTCTAAGTTTCGAGGCTGGTTAAGCCGCATTGCCACCAACTTGTTTTACGATGAGTTACGGAAACGCAAACGGGTAGTCAGTCCTCTATCACTAGATGCTCCCCGCTCGGTAGACGATGGTGAGATGGATTGGGAAATTGCCGGGGATACACCAGGGCCAGAGGAAGAACTGACAACTAGAGAATTTTACGAGCAATTGCGAGAAGCGATCGCTGATTTACCAGAAGTGTTTCGGACGACAATTGTCTTGAGAGAAATTGAAGGTATGGCATATGAAGAAATTGCCGAAATTACCGGAGTTTCCTTAGGAACAGTCAAGTCAAGAATCGCCAGGGCTAGATCCCGATTGCAAGCCCAGTTGCAAAATTATCTAGATACCTAA
- a CDS encoding late competence development ComFB family protein has protein sequence MSVMSIEKIVEQALLDGYLTPAMEAEVGRICDNASELSIEEYMALDRLMGALLTGEVVAVPRKQFINVMEELVLTEAIARVAEIEATSESSLDVGDIAAYALNRLPPLYATTEEGANYQRQRAKADLQELIAQQIGEAIGRYLDRPTNDNKTPVTAKNTGNEVLRQVSNLLQVYAPNFEQKSPI, from the coding sequence ATGAGCGTTATGAGTATTGAAAAAATTGTCGAACAAGCTCTCCTAGATGGTTATCTGACACCAGCAATGGAAGCAGAAGTCGGGCGCATCTGTGATAACGCCTCAGAACTCTCAATAGAAGAGTATATGGCATTAGATCGGTTGATGGGGGCACTGTTGACTGGTGAAGTGGTGGCGGTACCTCGTAAACAATTCATTAACGTCATGGAAGAGTTAGTGTTAACAGAGGCGATCGCTCGTGTAGCAGAAATTGAAGCTACTAGCGAAAGTTCCCTAGATGTAGGGGATATCGCCGCCTATGCTCTCAACCGTCTTCCTCCCTTATATGCCACAACAGAGGAAGGCGCTAACTATCAGCGCCAACGCGCCAAGGCGGATCTGCAAGAATTAATTGCTCAACAAATCGGCGAGGCCATCGGTCGTTACCTAGATCGACCCACCAACGACAACAAAACTCCAGTCACAGCTAAAAACACTGGTAATGAGGTTCTGCGCCAAGTCAGTAATTTACTCCAAGTCTACGCACCTAATTTTGAACAAAAATCGCCGATTTAG
- a CDS encoding AEC family transporter yields the protein MIENLIHAYTPLITWIGLGFLISRFIPDSSLKLLGQTLYWVGVPLQLLVLARHTNLSHGEFIPGIAVGVLLLSLVLAVLIWWVWQWWISTKQEPEPSEKFSPPGRSSLGSFILATILGNTGFVGLTLTQALTTPENNDWAVLFSVTNNVVGTYGIAVLIASYFGDRETKNHWWTQLWDLLTVPSLWTFVIGLNTQFVKLPEAVEFGLDQAVWVVIACALLLVGLRLGKMSGWQSLKTAAIASILKVLIIPALVGLGVTNFGVTGGERLVLVLMSGTPTGLSVLILAEVYELDRNLLASSIALTFVGLFLALPLWLAWFS from the coding sequence ATGATTGAAAACCTAATTCATGCCTACACCCCCTTAATCACCTGGATAGGCTTAGGATTTTTAATATCTCGTTTCATCCCAGATAGTTCACTCAAGCTGCTAGGTCAAACACTTTATTGGGTCGGAGTGCCGTTGCAACTGCTGGTTTTAGCCCGCCACACCAACTTATCTCACGGTGAATTCATCCCTGGAATTGCGGTAGGAGTTTTACTCCTGAGTCTGGTTTTAGCAGTGCTAATTTGGTGGGTGTGGCAATGGTGGATCAGCACAAAACAAGAACCAGAACCAAGCGAAAAATTTAGCCCCCCAGGGCGGTCAAGTTTGGGTAGCTTTATTCTGGCAACAATTTTAGGTAACACAGGCTTTGTTGGCTTGACATTAACACAAGCACTGACCACACCAGAAAATAACGACTGGGCAGTACTATTCAGCGTCACCAACAATGTTGTCGGCACCTATGGCATTGCTGTTTTAATCGCTAGCTATTTTGGTGACAGAGAAACTAAAAATCATTGGTGGACACAATTATGGGATCTGCTCACAGTCCCCAGCTTATGGACATTCGTCATCGGCTTGAATACTCAGTTTGTCAAATTACCAGAAGCAGTTGAATTCGGACTAGACCAAGCCGTTTGGGTAGTAATTGCCTGTGCCTTATTGCTGGTTGGCTTGCGACTAGGGAAAATGAGTGGTTGGCAAAGTCTAAAAACGGCAGCAATTGCCAGCATCTTGAAAGTCCTGATCATACCTGCTTTAGTGGGACTAGGTGTCACCAATTTCGGTGTCACTGGTGGCGAACGTTTAGTACTAGTCTTGATGTCTGGAACACCCACAGGACTTTCAGTCTTAATCTTGGCAGAAGTTTATGAACTAGACCGAAATTTGTTAGCCAGTAGTATCGCTCTCACCTTTGTCGGCTTGTTTCTCGCACTCCCCCTGTGGCTCGCTTGGTTTAGCTAA
- a CDS encoding M23 family metallopeptidase gives MTTAHTSSSQKKLLGFGIKTFPLNQPLTKMLTGMLAVFPLALALPVEALQVKVNPTTPQLGDTVSVLINLDNPGNDNNPTVAVGEKTYPVFEIAPNQYRAFIPTTPLEKPGARTLRVSGDGQVQNLAVQVRKRTFPVQRINLPPGKAGVQATELELKRVAAFKALETPQKYWSGSFLAPNAGRMSTIYGVRRYYNGKFAEDYYHRGVDYAGATGSPVIAPAAGKVALVGTVSQGFRVHGNVIGIDHGQGVTSIFMHLSRINVQEGDIVKAGQKIGAVGATGASTGPHLHWGLYVNGLSVDPIPWRTKVFD, from the coding sequence ATGACTACGGCTCACACTAGTAGTTCTCAAAAAAAATTGCTCGGTTTTGGTATCAAAACATTTCCACTCAATCAACCGCTAACAAAGATGTTAACGGGAATGTTGGCAGTGTTCCCCCTCGCCTTAGCGCTACCTGTAGAAGCATTACAAGTCAAAGTTAATCCCACCACGCCGCAGTTGGGAGATACAGTGTCAGTGCTAATTAATCTAGATAATCCTGGTAACGATAACAACCCCACAGTAGCAGTGGGAGAAAAAACCTATCCAGTTTTTGAAATTGCACCTAATCAATATCGCGCTTTTATCCCCACAACTCCCCTAGAAAAACCTGGTGCAAGAACACTTCGGGTTTCCGGAGACGGTCAAGTGCAAAACTTGGCTGTCCAAGTACGAAAGCGTACATTCCCCGTACAACGAATTAATTTACCACCAGGAAAAGCTGGAGTCCAAGCCACAGAGCTTGAACTGAAGCGGGTAGCAGCTTTCAAGGCACTAGAAACACCCCAAAAATACTGGAGTGGCTCTTTTTTAGCACCAAATGCCGGGCGGATGAGTACAATCTATGGTGTACGTCGCTACTATAATGGTAAATTTGCAGAAGACTACTATCATCGTGGCGTTGACTACGCTGGTGCGACCGGTTCACCCGTAATTGCCCCAGCTGCTGGTAAGGTCGCTTTGGTAGGCACGGTATCCCAAGGATTTCGGGTACACGGTAACGTAATTGGCATTGACCACGGTCAAGGAGTCACAAGCATTTTCATGCACCTCAGTCGCATTAACGTCCAAGAAGGCGATATCGTCAAGGCTGGACAAAAGATTGGCGCAGTTGGTGCAACAGGTGCTTCTACCGGCCCTCATTTACACTGGGGCCTTTACGTCAATGGGCTATCCGTCGATCCCATACCTTGGAGAACTAAAGTCTTTGATTAA